In Candidatus Polarisedimenticolia bacterium, the genomic window CGCGAAGCCGGTGTAGAAGGTCTGCAGGTCCTGCTTCTGGTCGGTGGCGCCGTGCAGGATGACTTCCACGTCGGCGCTCGCCGGATCGGCGGCCTTGGTCCAGCCCAGGGACGTGAGCTTTCCTTCCACCGCCTCCACCACCCGCTTTTCGCTGATTTCGTTGTTCCAGGAGGTGCCGATCTTCACGGTGAAAGTCTTGATCTTGGAGAAATCAAAGTTCTTGTCGTAATCCTTCTTCGATTCCAGCGCGCTGGCCGCCCCGGCCGCGACCAGCGACACGAGGGCCAGGACAACGAGGAGTTTTCGCAACGTCATGGTTCACAACCTCCGTAGATGTGGACGGGATCGGCGAGGGATTATGGGCCGAGCGGCGCGGCGATTCAACCGGCCGGGCCCGGGGTCAGTGGACGACGGAGGGATCCTCCGCGCGGATCACCTGGACCTGCTGGATCCGGGTCGTCAGGACATGGTTGCCGAACTCGAGGAAGAGCCCGCGCCCTGCGATGAGGTCGGTCTTGATGGCGCTGCCGCCAAAGGTGCAGCCGTTGATGGTGGTGGTGACCGGCGAGGCACCGCTCTTGTCGAACCAGCCTCCCGACACGCGGTAGCGTCCATCTCCAAGGCTGTAAATGATGTAGCAGGAATTGCGGGTCCGGACGATGAGCCGGTCGCCGCAATGGAGATCTTCCCGGTGCACGCCGCCCATCACCTCGGCGTGGCGGACCAGCTCGGTGAGGATGCGGGGACGCGAGGAAGTGTCCTGGTCCGTAGCTTTGGTGGGGGGCCTGATCCCCGAAAAAATTCCCGATTCGTCGCGTGCGCTCATGGTCCCTTCAAAGTATCAGGCCAATCGGTCACCAGGACCAGAGGCCGGTCCTGCTCGCTCCCCTGGACGTTCACCACGAAGCTCTGGCCGTCGGGGGCCGGATCGAAGGAGGCGACGTCCCAGCGCTGGGGAGCGCTGAACAACGGCGTCTCGGTCCCGAACTCCAGGGAATCCCCCCGCCGGGACACCGGCACGGCGACCAGGGTGGCGTTGTCCGCCTTCCGATAATAAAGCTCCTGGCCGTTGGAGCGCCAGCGGGGGCAGGATCCGCCGGCGGTCGATATCTGCCAGCGGCCGCCTTCGGGTTTCGCCGACCCCAGGGCCGCCGGGTCGAACGTCGTGACGTACACCTCTTCTTTCCCCGTCTCGTTGGAGACGTAGGCAATCGCCCGTCCGTCGGGGGAGAACCTGGCAT contains:
- a CDS encoding DUF4136 domain-containing protein → MTLRKLLVVLALVSLVAAGAASALESKKDYDKNFDFSKIKTFTVKIGTSWNNEISEKRVVEAVEGKLTSLGWTKAADPASADVEVILHGATDQKQDLQTFYTGFAGGYGWGGWGMGMGTATTTAVTYTVGTLVIDMFARDQHNLIFRGAVSDTLSSKTEKNQKKLAKALNKLFVNFPPTPEQAKEDKAKEDKAKGKK